One genomic region from Cellulomonas hominis encodes:
- the secD gene encoding protein translocase subunit SecD, with translation MAPPTRRRHPARILLTLAVLVVAVFGTVLAGTKWSDASWTPKLALDLEGGTQLILAPVTEDQSSVTQETINQAIEVIRQRVDSSGVAEAEITSQGGSNIVVALPGRPSEETLDLVRTSAQMEFRPVLTYSGPEPAATDTTTDAATDGATAAPTDAATDAATDPAEEPSDEPTKAAPDSASDAEYYITPAVQARFDELDCTKPENLTGGESGDPDEALVTCDPAGTVKYVLGPVEIEGSHIANASSGLQVNSQGTVTNTWVVNLEFDSEGTKTFAAVTERLQGLTSPQNQFGIVLDGLVISAPGLNPGVIISDGKAEISGSFTRDSATALANQLKFGALPLSFTVQSEEQISATLGSEQLEKGLIAGLIGLLLVVVYSLFQYRALGLVTVASLIIAAVLTYGTITLLSWTQGYRLSLPGVAGLIVAIGITADSFIVYFERIRDELREGRTLVAAVDRGWERARRTILASDAVNFLAAIVLYFLAVGSVRGFAFTLGLTTLLDLLIVFTFTHPVMLLLARTRFFASGHPLSGLDPRRLGAPEATRYVGRGRVVTGRRAGADAGAAPADLGVPTSTLVAAAVPAGGTIAERRAAAKAAAAQDGAAQDGAAQDTAPPDDGTNPEDAARRTEGSDA, from the coding sequence TTGGCCCCACCCACCCGTCGCCGGCACCCGGCGCGCATTCTCCTCACGCTGGCCGTCCTGGTCGTCGCCGTCTTCGGGACGGTGCTCGCGGGCACGAAGTGGTCGGACGCGAGCTGGACGCCGAAGCTGGCGCTCGACCTGGAGGGCGGCACGCAGCTCATCCTCGCCCCGGTCACCGAGGACCAGTCGAGCGTCACGCAGGAGACCATCAACCAGGCCATCGAGGTCATCCGGCAGCGCGTCGACTCGTCGGGCGTCGCCGAGGCGGAGATCACGAGCCAGGGCGGGTCGAACATCGTCGTCGCGCTGCCCGGCCGCCCGAGCGAGGAGACGCTCGACCTGGTCCGGACCTCCGCGCAGATGGAGTTCCGGCCGGTCCTGACGTACTCGGGCCCGGAGCCCGCCGCGACGGACACGACGACGGACGCGGCCACCGACGGCGCCACGGCGGCCCCGACGGACGCCGCCACGGACGCCGCGACCGACCCCGCCGAGGAGCCCTCGGACGAGCCGACGAAGGCCGCCCCGGACTCCGCCAGCGACGCCGAGTACTACATCACCCCGGCCGTGCAGGCGCGCTTCGACGAGCTCGACTGCACCAAGCCGGAGAACCTCACCGGCGGCGAGTCCGGTGACCCGGACGAGGCCCTGGTCACCTGCGACCCCGCCGGCACCGTCAAGTACGTGCTCGGCCCGGTCGAGATCGAGGGTTCGCACATCGCGAACGCCTCGTCCGGCCTGCAGGTCAACTCGCAGGGCACCGTCACGAACACCTGGGTCGTCAACCTCGAGTTCGACAGCGAGGGCACGAAGACCTTCGCCGCCGTCACCGAGCGGCTGCAGGGCCTGACGTCGCCGCAGAACCAGTTCGGCATCGTGCTGGACGGCCTCGTCATCTCCGCGCCGGGGCTCAACCCGGGCGTGATCATCTCGGACGGCAAGGCCGAGATCTCCGGCTCCTTCACGCGCGACTCCGCGACCGCCCTGGCGAACCAGCTGAAGTTCGGCGCGCTGCCGCTGAGCTTCACGGTGCAGAGCGAGGAGCAGATCTCCGCGACGCTCGGCTCCGAGCAGCTCGAGAAGGGCCTCATCGCGGGCCTCATCGGCCTGCTGCTGGTCGTCGTCTACTCGCTGTTCCAGTACCGCGCGCTCGGGCTGGTCACCGTGGCCTCGCTCATCATCGCCGCGGTGCTGACCTACGGGACGATCACGCTGCTGTCCTGGACGCAGGGGTACCGCCTGTCGCTGCCCGGCGTCGCCGGACTCATCGTGGCCATCGGCATCACCGCGGACTCGTTCATCGTGTACTTCGAGCGCATCCGCGACGAGCTGCGCGAGGGCCGCACGCTGGTCGCCGCCGTCGACCGCGGCTGGGAGCGCGCGCGGCGCACGATCCTCGCGTCCGACGCGGTGAACTTCCTCGCGGCGATCGTCCTGTACTTCCTGGCCGTCGGCTCGGTGCGCGGCTTCGCGTTCACCCTGGGCCTCACCACGCTGCTCGACCTGCTGATCGTCTTCACGTTCACGCACCCGGTCATGCTGCTGCTCGCCAGGACGCGGTTCTTCGCCAGCGGCCACCCGCTGTCCGGCCTGGACCCGCGCCGGCTGGGCGCCCCCGAGGCGACCCGGTACGTCGGCCGCGGGCGGGTCGTCACGGGCCGTCGTGCCGGCGCGGACGCCGGCGCCGCGCCGGCCGACCTCGGCGTCCCGACGTCCACGCTGGTGGCCGCCGCGGTGCCCGCCGGCGGGACGATCGCCGAGCGGCGCGCGGCCGCGAAGGCCGCCGCCGCGCAGGACGGCGCCGCGCAGGACGGCGCCGCGCAGGACACCGCACCACCCGACGACGGCACGAACCCCGAGGACGCCGCACGACGCACCGAGGGGAGCGACGCCTGA
- the secF gene encoding protein translocase subunit SecF produces the protein MAVNFAQWGNDLYTGRRSYDIVGKRRLWFSIAGILVVLSAIFLVKPGLQPGIEFRGGSEFTVSNASTTDQQPAIDAIAEIAPDEVPRVTNVGSAAIRIQTSELTNDQVEQVRTSLEEAYGVSEDEVASSFIGPTWGKDVTGKAVQSLVVFLVLVMVVLSVYFRNWRMAVAAIIALFHDLIVTVGVYAAVGWEVTPATVIGFLTILAYSIYDTVVVFDKVRENTTGVLEQTRSTYAERANLAVNQTLVRSINTSVVALLPVAGILFIGAFVLGAGTLRDIALALFVGMIVGAFSSVFLATPLEVALRERERPIKEHTAKVLAARARAAGAAPADGDEGGEDEPVAAARYTGQTRPGGHQGQGAQPRRKGRR, from the coding sequence ATGGCCGTCAACTTCGCCCAGTGGGGCAACGACCTGTACACCGGCCGCCGGTCGTACGACATCGTCGGCAAGCGCCGGCTGTGGTTCTCGATCGCCGGGATCCTCGTGGTGCTGTCTGCGATCTTCCTGGTCAAGCCGGGCCTGCAGCCGGGCATCGAGTTCCGCGGCGGCTCCGAGTTCACGGTCTCGAACGCCTCGACCACCGACCAGCAGCCCGCGATCGACGCGATCGCCGAGATCGCCCCGGACGAGGTCCCGCGCGTCACGAACGTCGGGTCCGCGGCCATCCGGATCCAGACGTCCGAGCTGACCAACGACCAGGTCGAGCAGGTCCGGACCAGCCTGGAGGAGGCCTACGGCGTCTCCGAGGACGAGGTCGCGAGCTCCTTCATCGGCCCGACCTGGGGCAAGGACGTGACCGGCAAGGCCGTGCAGAGCCTCGTCGTGTTCCTCGTGCTCGTCATGGTCGTGCTGTCGGTGTACTTCCGGAACTGGCGGATGGCCGTCGCGGCGATCATCGCGCTGTTCCACGACCTGATCGTGACCGTCGGCGTGTACGCGGCGGTGGGCTGGGAGGTCACGCCGGCGACGGTGATCGGCTTCCTGACGATCCTCGCGTACTCGATCTACGACACCGTCGTGGTGTTCGACAAGGTCCGCGAGAACACCACGGGCGTGCTGGAGCAGACCCGCTCCACCTACGCCGAGCGCGCCAACCTCGCCGTCAACCAGACGCTGGTCCGGTCGATCAACACCTCGGTCGTGGCGCTGCTGCCGGTCGCGGGCATCCTGTTCATCGGGGCGTTCGTGCTCGGCGCCGGCACGCTGCGCGACATCGCACTGGCGCTGTTCGTCGGCATGATCGTGGGCGCGTTCTCCTCGGTGTTCCTCGCGACGCCGCTCGAGGTCGCGCTGCGGGAGCGGGAGCGCCCGATCAAGGAGCACACCGCGAAGGTGCTGGCCGCCCGCGCGAGGGCCGCGGGTGCGGCCCCGGCCGACGGCGACGAGGGCGGCGAGGACGAGCCCGTGGCCGCCGCCCGGTACACCGGCCAGACCCGCCCCGGCGGGCACCAGGGCCAGGGCGCGCAGCCGCGACGGAAGGGACGCCGATGA
- a CDS encoding adenine phosphoribosyltransferase: MTAQEAPLTGSALIERIDALVRSVPDYPTPGVVFKDITPLLADGPAFAAVVREMAARVPGPVDLVAGMEARGFILAAPVAKELGAGFLPVRKAGKLPGPTARRDYSLEYGAASVELHPFTVPAGSRVLVVDDVLATGGTAAATVELLQECGAEVVGLSFLMDLTFLPGRSRLAGHHVDALLQVG; encoded by the coding sequence ATGACCGCGCAGGAGGCGCCCCTGACGGGGTCCGCCCTGATCGAGCGGATCGACGCGCTGGTGCGCAGCGTGCCGGACTACCCGACCCCGGGCGTGGTGTTCAAGGACATCACCCCGCTGCTCGCGGACGGCCCCGCGTTCGCGGCCGTCGTGCGCGAGATGGCGGCGCGCGTCCCGGGTCCGGTGGACCTGGTGGCGGGCATGGAGGCGCGCGGGTTCATCCTCGCGGCCCCGGTGGCGAAGGAGCTCGGCGCGGGCTTCCTCCCGGTGCGCAAGGCTGGCAAGCTGCCCGGCCCGACCGCCCGGCGCGACTACTCCCTGGAGTACGGGGCGGCCTCCGTCGAGCTGCACCCGTTCACCGTCCCCGCGGGCTCGCGGGTGCTCGTGGTGGACGACGTGCTGGCGACCGGCGGCACGGCCGCGGCGACCGTCGAGCTGCTGCAGGAGTGCGGCGCCGAGGTGGTCGGGCTGTCGTTCCTCATGGACCTCACGTTCCTGCCGGGCCGGTCCCGGCTGGCCGGCCACCACGTGGACGCGCTGCTGCAGGTCGGCTGA